In Streptomyces nojiriensis, one genomic interval encodes:
- a CDS encoding universal stress protein has translation MSEATIEPLIVVGVDGSNHSKEALRWAVAQAAMTGARVHAVMAWEWNRNPFAINPVASETADAEAVTAEEAARRKLADTVAAAVGTSPGVPVFRRVEQGSPAQVLVDASKEADLMVVGTRGYGGFKGALLGSVSQQVVQYSAGTVVLVREGADEND, from the coding sequence GTGAGCGAGGCCACCATCGAGCCGCTGATCGTCGTCGGCGTGGACGGATCGAACCATTCCAAGGAGGCGCTGCGCTGGGCGGTCGCGCAGGCCGCGATGACGGGCGCCCGGGTGCACGCCGTCATGGCCTGGGAGTGGAACCGCAATCCGTTCGCGATCAACCCGGTGGCCTCCGAGACCGCCGACGCGGAGGCCGTGACGGCCGAGGAGGCCGCCCGCCGGAAGCTGGCGGACACGGTCGCCGCGGCGGTCGGCACCTCGCCGGGCGTACCGGTGTTCCGGCGCGTCGAGCAGGGGTCCCCGGCGCAGGTCCTGGTCGACGCCTCGAAGGAGGCGGACCTGATGGTGGTCGGCACCCGCGGGTACGGGGGGTTCAAGGGCGCGCTGCTGGGGTCGGTGAGCCAGCAGGTCGTGCAGTACTCCGCCGGCACGGTCGTTCTCGTCCGCGAGGGCGCGGACGAGAACGACTGA
- a CDS encoding AraC family transcriptional regulator gives MRSPGTDGTVSVHLARFVVDALHRSGVGLGRVARLPDLGPEVLGNDLARVSTASALAVWEQLTLAEPGTAIGALITAEAPIGTFGLWDYLVTTGPTLRETLKQAVEYSAVIGDAAQEKLLVEEDGRSFTIRHATGSWGPDVVEAIDFFALGVFLTRARAATGRPVVPLRVSVTHAASGRFRRLAEFFGTTRIDFGAAYNSITFHDNDVRAPLPKAQPGLDRILARQAALTIASAQPALLWQDRFRMVLDSAFREDAVSLEQVAQRLAMSPRTLQRRLGEHGTTWREEVEAVRQAHTMELLRATDLPLRSIAARVGYSDMRALRRAVHRWEGRAPRDIRNEAVLAATPMGADAGNRPAPGAPAAFPVTSGGTGPSPRACRP, from the coding sequence ATGCGCTCTCCTGGCACCGACGGCACCGTCTCCGTCCACCTCGCGCGGTTCGTCGTCGACGCCTTGCACCGGTCGGGGGTGGGCCTGGGCAGGGTCGCCCGATTACCCGACCTCGGACCCGAGGTCCTGGGCAACGATCTGGCGCGGGTCTCGACCGCGTCGGCGCTGGCCGTGTGGGAGCAGCTGACCCTCGCGGAGCCGGGGACGGCCATCGGCGCGCTGATCACCGCCGAGGCGCCGATCGGTACGTTCGGCCTGTGGGACTACCTGGTGACCACCGGGCCCACCCTCCGGGAAACCCTGAAGCAGGCGGTGGAGTACAGCGCCGTCATCGGTGACGCGGCCCAGGAGAAACTCCTCGTCGAGGAGGACGGACGGTCCTTCACCATTCGTCATGCGACGGGCAGTTGGGGTCCCGATGTGGTGGAGGCGATCGACTTCTTCGCCCTGGGCGTGTTCCTGACCCGGGCCCGGGCCGCCACCGGTCGGCCCGTCGTCCCGCTGCGCGTCTCCGTGACGCACGCGGCGTCCGGCCGCTTCCGGCGGCTGGCGGAGTTCTTCGGGACCACCCGCATCGACTTCGGCGCCGCGTACAACTCGATCACCTTCCACGACAACGACGTACGCGCACCGCTGCCCAAGGCGCAGCCGGGGCTGGACCGCATCCTGGCCAGGCAAGCGGCGCTGACGATCGCATCCGCGCAGCCGGCCCTGCTCTGGCAGGACCGCTTCCGGATGGTCCTGGACTCCGCCTTCCGGGAGGACGCCGTGAGCCTGGAGCAGGTGGCGCAACGGCTGGCGATGAGCCCGCGCACCCTCCAGCGGCGCCTGGGCGAGCACGGCACGACCTGGCGCGAGGAGGTCGAGGCCGTGCGCCAGGCGCACACCATGGAGCTCCTGCGCGCCACCGATCTGCCGCTCCGCTCGATCGCCGCCCGGGTCGGTTACAGCGACATGCGCGCGCTGCGCCGGGCGGTGCACCGCTGGGAGGGGCGGGCTCCGCGCGACATCCGCAACGAAGCGGTCCTCGCGGCAACGCCGATGGGCGCCGACGCGGGCAACCGACCCGCGCCCGGCGCCCCGGCGGCCTTTCCGGTCACTTCAGGGGGTACTGGGCCTTCTCCGCGAGCCTGCCGTCCTTGA
- a CDS encoding VOC family protein — protein sequence MPLRMRLTAITLDCADPQALADFYARATGFEPHPRSDTEFAGLTREDGLFLGFQRVDGYRPPRWPDGSAPQQSHLDFAVDDLDEAEAELLELGAGKPDHQPGGARWRVLTDPAGHPFCLTLH from the coding sequence GTGCCCCTTCGAATGAGGCTGACCGCGATCACCCTCGACTGCGCCGATCCCCAGGCGCTGGCCGATTTCTACGCGCGGGCCACCGGTTTCGAGCCGCACCCCCGGTCGGACACCGAGTTCGCCGGACTCACCCGCGAGGACGGGCTGTTCCTCGGATTCCAGCGGGTGGACGGCTACCGGCCCCCGCGGTGGCCCGACGGGTCCGCACCCCAGCAGTCGCACCTCGACTTCGCGGTCGACGACCTCGACGAGGCCGAGGCCGAGCTGCTGGAGCTGGGCGCGGGCAAGCCCGATCACCAGCCGGGCGGTGCCAGGTGGCGGGTCCTCACGGACCCGGCCGGGCACCCCTTCTGCCTGACCCTGCACTGA
- a CDS encoding serine hydrolase domain-containing protein produces the protein MTFSPAHWQSRLDALRAAHHVPGATLAVFAEGRIHELASGILHRGTGVEATTDSVFQLGSIAKLYTATLVMQLAAAGELDLDAPVIEVLPEFSVADPDATKTITARQLLSHTSGLTCDFTYDSGRGDDCLAKYVAAARNVALDCPPGTAVSYSSVGYNVLGRIVEVLTGRTWDQALKERLVAPLSLTHTMTLPEEALAFRTAMGHLPGDGPDPEPAPAWDMMPRSAGPYGRVLATAADVLRLAKLHLDGGSAPDGTQVLGARAVAEMQRWAADVPDKWTVSADGWGLGWSLYDWHGVPGYGHDGASIGQYGYVRVVPGADLVVVLLTNGGASRFLYADLMRELLRDLAGVHMPPAFAPPARPPVVDVAPLVGTYRREGVVITVGVGPDGAPRLRYEFVDGMRDFSPPLDMDLTPLSATVFAASGAGPSFGGDWMPVVFSTLVDGTPCCYIGMRCAPRADAG, from the coding sequence GTGACGTTCTCCCCGGCCCACTGGCAGAGCCGCCTCGACGCACTGCGCGCCGCCCATCACGTCCCCGGCGCCACCCTCGCGGTGTTCGCCGAGGGGCGGATCCACGAGCTGGCGAGCGGCATCCTGCACCGTGGCACGGGGGTGGAGGCGACCACCGACTCGGTGTTCCAGCTCGGATCGATAGCGAAGCTCTACACCGCGACCCTGGTCATGCAGCTCGCCGCCGCGGGCGAACTGGACCTCGACGCGCCCGTGATCGAGGTGCTCCCGGAGTTCTCCGTCGCCGACCCCGACGCCACCAAGACGATCACCGCCCGCCAACTCCTCAGCCACACCAGCGGTCTGACCTGCGACTTCACCTACGACAGCGGCCGCGGGGACGACTGTCTGGCCAAGTACGTCGCGGCGGCCCGGAACGTGGCGCTGGACTGCCCGCCCGGCACCGCGGTCTCCTACAGCAGCGTCGGCTACAACGTCCTCGGCCGCATCGTCGAGGTCCTCACCGGACGCACCTGGGACCAGGCCCTCAAGGAGCGGCTCGTCGCCCCCCTGAGCCTGACCCACACCATGACCCTGCCCGAGGAGGCACTGGCCTTCCGCACCGCGATGGGGCACCTTCCGGGCGACGGGCCGGACCCGGAGCCCGCACCGGCCTGGGACATGATGCCCCGTTCGGCGGGTCCGTACGGACGCGTCCTGGCCACCGCCGCCGACGTGCTCCGGCTGGCCAAGCTGCACCTCGACGGCGGCTCCGCCCCGGACGGCACACAGGTCCTCGGCGCCCGGGCCGTCGCGGAGATGCAGCGCTGGGCGGCCGACGTACCCGACAAGTGGACGGTGAGCGCGGACGGCTGGGGGCTGGGCTGGTCGCTCTACGACTGGCACGGGGTCCCGGGATACGGCCACGACGGCGCCTCGATCGGCCAGTACGGCTATGTGCGCGTGGTTCCCGGCGCCGATCTCGTCGTCGTCCTGCTCACCAACGGGGGCGCCTCCCGCTTCCTCTACGCCGACCTGATGCGCGAACTGCTCCGCGACCTCGCCGGGGTCCACATGCCGCCCGCCTTCGCGCCGCCCGCACGGCCCCCGGTCGTCGACGTGGCCCCGCTGGTCGGCACCTACCGCCGGGAGGGCGTGGTCATCACCGTCGGCGTCGGGCCCGACGGAGCCCCCCGCCTGCGGTACGAGTTCGTCGACGGGATGCGGGACTTCTCGCCGCCGCTGGACATGGACCTCACGCCGCTCAGCGCCACGGTCTTCGCCGCCTCCGGCGCCGGTCCCTCCTTCGGCGGGGACTGGATGCCCGTCGTCTTCTCCACCCTCGTGGACGGCACCCCCTGCTGCTACATCGGCATGCGCTGCGCCCCCAGGGCGGACGCCGGCTGA
- a CDS encoding carbohydrate ABC transporter permease yields the protein MSAPSPSGSGQRPRRTAAARRRHRFGLAGRYATLVLMLVVMLGPIVWQFLTSIRGRTENVYDGVLPARPTLDNYVRVAESFPLLQYVGNTLTVAALAVTSNMLFAAMGGYALSRAGWKGRQVVFTVLVATLMFPFESVMISMFLTVREMGLVDTLIGVWLPGAVSVLNIMVMRAAFLAVPREVEEAAVLDGAGEWTRFTRVFLPAAKGALAVVCITSFMGAWDDFLWPLLVLTNSDHYTLQLGLKTLAGATTVNDQRLVAAGAMAALIPMMLLFFALQRFFFKGVGEGAVKT from the coding sequence ATGAGCGCACCGTCCCCCTCCGGGAGCGGGCAGCGGCCCCGGCGCACCGCCGCCGCCCGCAGGCGCCACCGGTTCGGCCTGGCCGGGCGGTACGCCACGCTGGTGCTGATGCTCGTGGTGATGCTGGGCCCGATCGTCTGGCAGTTCCTGACGTCGATACGCGGCCGCACCGAGAACGTGTACGACGGCGTGCTGCCCGCGCGGCCCACCCTCGACAACTACGTCCGGGTCGCCGAGTCCTTCCCGCTCCTCCAGTACGTCGGCAACACCCTCACCGTCGCCGCCCTCGCGGTCACCTCGAACATGCTCTTCGCGGCGATGGGCGGCTACGCCCTGTCCCGGGCCGGCTGGAAGGGCCGGCAGGTCGTGTTCACCGTGCTGGTGGCGACCCTGATGTTCCCCTTCGAGTCCGTGATGATCTCGATGTTCCTCACCGTCCGGGAGATGGGCCTGGTCGACACCCTCATAGGCGTCTGGCTGCCCGGCGCGGTCTCCGTGCTCAACATCATGGTCATGCGGGCGGCCTTCCTCGCCGTGCCCCGGGAGGTCGAGGAGGCCGCGGTCCTGGACGGGGCGGGCGAATGGACCCGCTTCACCCGGGTCTTCCTCCCCGCCGCCAAGGGCGCCCTCGCCGTCGTCTGCATCACCAGCTTCATGGGCGCCTGGGACGACTTCCTGTGGCCCCTGCTGGTCCTCACCAACAGCGACCACTACACCCTCCAGCTCGGTCTGAAGACCCTGGCCGGTGCCACCACCGTCAACGACCAGCGGCTCGTCGCCGCCGGTGCGATGGCCGCGCTCATCCCGATGATGCTGCTCTTCTTCGCCCTCCAGCGTTTCTTCTTCAAGGGCGTGGGCGAGGGAGCCGTCAAGACCTGA
- a CDS encoding carbohydrate ABC transporter permease: METGTGLPHRRWWIPYLFLAPGLAMVTLFSLWPFVNTVVLSLTDAQILRGGSFVGLDNYRRAFADPDFWVATGNSVLYLLVVVPCLVLLPLALAVLVQAKIPGIGFFRSAFYTPVIASAVVVGLIWQWVLRSDGLVNTVFQRLHLVSEPVPFLTDSAMLLVSAMIVTVWKGLGYYMVFYLAALGNVSATLHEAAAIDGAGPVRRFFSITVPQVKPMMLLVGTLSAISALRVFTEIYILGGESGGPGGGARTLPFLIRQVGLGFSGETGYASAVSILLFLLTLVFSLLGRRLSKGDEG; this comes from the coding sequence ATGGAGACCGGGACCGGACTGCCCCACCGCCGCTGGTGGATCCCCTACCTGTTCCTCGCCCCCGGCCTGGCGATGGTGACGCTCTTCAGCCTCTGGCCGTTCGTCAACACCGTCGTCCTCTCCCTCACCGACGCCCAGATCCTGCGCGGCGGCAGCTTCGTCGGCCTCGACAACTACCGGCGCGCCTTCGCCGACCCCGACTTCTGGGTCGCGACCGGCAACAGCGTGCTGTACCTCCTGGTCGTCGTCCCCTGCCTGGTCCTCCTGCCACTGGCCCTCGCGGTCCTGGTGCAGGCGAAGATCCCCGGTATCGGCTTCTTCCGCTCCGCCTTCTACACCCCGGTGATCGCCTCCGCCGTGGTCGTCGGGCTGATCTGGCAGTGGGTGCTGCGCAGCGACGGTCTCGTCAACACCGTCTTCCAACGGCTCCACCTGGTCTCCGAGCCCGTCCCGTTCCTGACCGACTCCGCGATGCTGCTGGTCTCCGCGATGATCGTGACCGTGTGGAAGGGCCTCGGCTACTACATGGTCTTCTACCTCGCCGCCCTCGGGAACGTCTCCGCCACCCTCCACGAGGCGGCCGCGATCGACGGCGCCGGCCCCGTCCGCCGCTTCTTCAGCATCACCGTGCCCCAGGTGAAGCCGATGATGCTGCTGGTCGGCACCCTCTCCGCCATCTCGGCGCTGCGCGTGTTCACCGAGATCTACATACTCGGCGGCGAGAGCGGCGGCCCCGGCGGAGGCGCCCGCACCCTGCCCTTCCTGATCCGGCAGGTCGGCCTCGGCTTCTCCGGCGAGACCGGCTACGCCTCCGCCGTCTCCATCCTGCTGTTCCTCCTGACGCTGGTCTTCAGCCTGTTGGGCCGCCGCCTGTCGAAGGGGGACGAAGGATGA
- a CDS encoding ABC transporter substrate-binding protein — translation MTRSNPTRIAVVLLAAGTVLSTAACGLSGGAADTKEAQRTGRVSGEITFRTLQLKPTFTAYVQGVIDGFEKRYPDVKVTWEDVPGDGYNEKLVADAQAGSLPDVVNLSTDSFQLLGDRGMLADVAALDGASAKEYVPGAWEQFKLPGKGDSVYAYPWYVTPEILTYNRELFEKAGLDPAAPPTGVEQFFDYAERIAASSGGRYTAFMADPKGRLPGDWQKMGIPILSEKRDRFTFDTDQAVRWVERMKDLYAKGAMPKESLLKSDDINQLYGGGKLVFGPGSPGFVKDIKQNAPQIYAKTQVAGAVTGTLGHIGIYAQSLGIRKDTEHVDAAAEFAKWVTNGPNQVEFSRKATIYPSNAQGLADPFFSDRGDGKDAETLARAVGADQLRTAALDANTPVQWTNQVGDAVVREVQKAIKGEQDPRTAVQKAQEAANKLLAAAAAK, via the coding sequence ATGACCCGTTCGAACCCGACCCGTATCGCTGTGGTCCTGCTGGCTGCGGGAACCGTCCTCTCGACCGCCGCGTGCGGCCTGAGCGGCGGCGCCGCCGACACGAAGGAGGCGCAGCGCACGGGCAGGGTGTCCGGCGAGATCACCTTCCGGACCCTCCAGCTGAAGCCCACCTTCACGGCCTACGTCCAAGGGGTCATCGACGGCTTCGAGAAGCGGTACCCCGACGTCAAGGTCACCTGGGAGGACGTCCCCGGCGACGGCTACAACGAGAAGCTCGTCGCGGACGCCCAGGCCGGATCCCTCCCCGACGTGGTCAACCTCTCCACCGACTCCTTCCAGCTCCTCGGCGACCGGGGCATGCTCGCCGACGTGGCCGCCCTCGACGGCGCGTCGGCCAAGGAGTACGTGCCGGGCGCCTGGGAGCAGTTCAAGCTGCCCGGCAAGGGCGACAGCGTGTACGCCTACCCCTGGTACGTGACCCCGGAGATCCTCACCTACAACAGAGAGCTCTTCGAGAAGGCCGGTCTGGATCCGGCCGCGCCGCCCACCGGCGTGGAGCAGTTCTTCGACTACGCCGAGCGGATCGCCGCCTCCTCGGGCGGCCGGTACACGGCCTTCATGGCCGACCCCAAGGGCCGGTTGCCCGGGGACTGGCAGAAGATGGGCATCCCGATCCTCAGCGAGAAGCGCGACCGCTTCACCTTCGACACCGACCAGGCCGTCCGGTGGGTGGAGCGGATGAAGGACCTCTACGCCAAGGGCGCCATGCCCAAGGAGTCCCTCCTCAAGTCGGACGACATCAACCAGCTGTACGGCGGCGGCAAACTCGTCTTCGGTCCGGGATCCCCGGGCTTCGTCAAGGACATCAAGCAGAACGCCCCGCAGATCTACGCCAAGACCCAGGTCGCCGGAGCCGTCACCGGCACGCTCGGCCACATCGGCATCTACGCCCAGTCGCTCGGCATCAGGAAGGACACCGAGCACGTGGACGCGGCGGCCGAGTTCGCCAAGTGGGTCACCAACGGCCCCAACCAGGTGGAGTTCTCCAGGAAGGCCACCATCTACCCGTCCAACGCCCAGGGCCTCGCCGACCCGTTCTTCTCCGACAGGGGCGACGGCAAGGACGCGGAGACCCTCGCCCGCGCGGTCGGCGCCGACCAGCTGAGGACCGCCGCGCTCGACGCCAACACCCCCGTCCAGTGGACCAACCAGGTCGGCGACGCCGTCGTACGTGAGGTGCAGAAGGCCATCAAGGGCGAACAGGACCCCCGGACCGCCGTGCAGAAGGCGCAGGAGGCGGCGAACAAGCTCCTCGCCGCCGCGGCCGCGAAGTGA
- a CDS encoding alpha-mannosidase — protein MHDDRSITEHRLRRVLEERVKPAVHSRAVPLTVERWEAPGEPVPVAEGLAADYEPCAIGDPWGPAWGTTWFRVTGTVPADWAGRTVEAVLDLGFDRMMPGFQCEGLVHRADGGEVKALNPYNDWVRVADRAEGGEQVEWYVEAASNPVLVDHAATYEGDLPTSGDQPLYRLARMDLTVFETEVWELVQDLEVLYDLMTQLDTADARRSGILRALGAALDTLDLGDVPGTAAAARGCLARVLAAPASASAHRISAVGHAHIDSAWLWPLRETVRKVSRTASNMVNLMDQHPEFVFAMSQAQQLDWIKTYRPELFERVKKKIADGQFVPVGGMWVESDTNMVGGEAMARQFLYGKKFFLDEFGIETQNVWLPDSFGYTAAMPQIVKLSGSKWFLTQKISWSQVNRFPHHTFWWEGIDGTRVFTHFPPVDTYNSDLGGAQLAHAARNYREKGHGSRSLVPFGWGDGGGGPTREHLARARRQRDLEGSPKVRIERPDAFFEKARAEYEDAPVWAGELYLELHRGTYTSQAKTKQGNRRSESLLREAELWAATAAVRVAGYAYPYEDLERIWKTVLLHQFHDILPGSSIAWVHREARETYAAVREELRGITLAAQQALAGQGTEELVFNCAPHARRGVSAGGADRPADAGEEPVTVEERHGGGHILANGRLLVEIDRRGLIVSVYDLEARREAVAPGTAANLLQIHPDFPNMWDAWDIDAFYRNRVTDLVELDRLEVTGSGPRSATVRVSRSFGRSAAVQQITLRAGAKTVDIVTEVDWHETEKFLKAAFPLDVKAERTASETQFGHVYRATHTNTSWEAAKFEICAHRWIHAEEPGWGVALLNDSTYGHDVTRDVRADGGQTTTVRLSLLRAPRYPDPETDQGSHTLRFSLAPGAGIGDAVREGHALNLPERVVRGAGPVAPLVTVDEDAVVVEAVKLAEDRSGDVIVRLYESRGGRARAVLTAGFPIADAVESDLLERPLAGSAVGVPTPEGRIPLVLRPFQIVTVRLHRA, from the coding sequence ATGCATGACGACCGCAGCATCACCGAGCACCGCCTCCGCCGGGTTCTCGAGGAGCGCGTCAAACCCGCCGTCCACTCCCGCGCGGTCCCGCTGACCGTCGAGCGCTGGGAGGCACCCGGCGAGCCCGTCCCCGTCGCCGAAGGACTCGCGGCGGACTACGAGCCCTGCGCGATCGGCGACCCGTGGGGCCCGGCCTGGGGCACCACCTGGTTCAGGGTCACCGGTACCGTCCCCGCGGACTGGGCCGGCCGCACCGTGGAAGCCGTCCTCGACCTCGGCTTCGACCGGATGATGCCCGGGTTCCAGTGCGAGGGCCTGGTCCACCGGGCCGACGGCGGCGAGGTCAAGGCCCTCAACCCGTACAACGACTGGGTGCGCGTGGCCGACCGCGCCGAGGGCGGCGAGCAGGTCGAGTGGTACGTCGAGGCCGCCTCCAACCCGGTCCTGGTCGACCACGCGGCCACGTACGAGGGGGACCTGCCGACCAGCGGCGACCAGCCCCTGTACCGGCTCGCCCGGATGGATCTCACCGTCTTCGAGACGGAGGTCTGGGAACTGGTCCAGGACCTGGAGGTGCTCTACGACCTGATGACCCAGCTCGACACCGCGGACGCCCGCCGTTCCGGGATCCTGCGGGCCCTCGGCGCCGCGCTGGACACCCTCGACCTCGGCGACGTACCCGGCACGGCGGCCGCCGCCCGCGGGTGTCTGGCCAGGGTGCTCGCCGCCCCGGCCAGCGCCTCCGCGCACCGGATCAGCGCGGTCGGCCACGCCCACATCGACTCCGCGTGGCTGTGGCCGCTGCGCGAGACGGTCCGCAAGGTCTCGCGCACGGCCTCCAACATGGTCAACCTGATGGACCAGCACCCCGAGTTCGTCTTCGCGATGTCGCAGGCGCAGCAGCTCGACTGGATCAAGACGTACCGGCCCGAGCTCTTCGAGCGGGTCAAGAAGAAGATCGCGGACGGGCAGTTCGTGCCGGTCGGCGGCATGTGGGTGGAGTCCGACACCAACATGGTCGGCGGCGAGGCCATGGCCCGCCAGTTCCTCTACGGCAAGAAGTTCTTCCTCGACGAGTTCGGCATCGAGACGCAGAACGTCTGGCTCCCCGACTCCTTCGGCTACACCGCCGCGATGCCCCAGATCGTCAAGCTCTCCGGCTCCAAGTGGTTCCTGACCCAGAAGATCTCCTGGTCCCAGGTCAACCGGTTCCCGCACCACACCTTCTGGTGGGAGGGCATCGACGGCACCCGCGTCTTCACCCACTTCCCGCCCGTCGACACCTACAACTCCGACCTCGGCGGCGCCCAACTGGCCCACGCCGCCCGCAACTACCGGGAGAAGGGCCACGGTTCGCGCTCGCTCGTCCCCTTCGGCTGGGGCGACGGCGGTGGCGGCCCCACCCGCGAACACCTCGCCCGTGCCCGCCGCCAGCGGGATCTGGAGGGCTCCCCGAAGGTCCGGATCGAGCGCCCGGACGCCTTCTTCGAGAAGGCCCGCGCCGAGTACGAGGACGCGCCCGTCTGGGCCGGTGAGCTCTACCTGGAGCTGCACCGCGGCACCTACACGTCCCAGGCCAAGACCAAGCAGGGCAACCGGCGCAGCGAGTCGCTGCTGCGCGAGGCCGAGCTGTGGGCGGCGACGGCCGCGGTGCGGGTCGCCGGGTACGCGTACCCGTACGAGGACCTGGAGCGGATCTGGAAGACGGTGCTGCTCCACCAGTTCCACGACATCCTGCCGGGCTCGTCCATCGCCTGGGTGCACCGCGAGGCGCGCGAGACGTACGCGGCGGTACGAGAGGAGCTCCGGGGGATCACCCTCGCCGCCCAGCAGGCGCTGGCGGGCCAGGGAACCGAGGAGCTCGTCTTCAACTGCGCCCCGCACGCCCGGCGCGGCGTCTCGGCGGGCGGGGCCGACCGCCCGGCCGACGCGGGGGAGGAGCCCGTCACGGTGGAGGAGCGGCACGGCGGCGGGCACATCCTGGCCAACGGCCGGCTGTTGGTGGAGATCGACCGCCGCGGTCTGATCGTCTCCGTCTACGACCTGGAGGCGCGCCGCGAGGCGGTCGCCCCGGGCACCGCGGCGAACCTGCTCCAGATCCACCCCGACTTCCCGAACATGTGGGACGCCTGGGACATCGACGCGTTCTACCGCAACCGGGTCACCGATCTCGTGGAGCTGGACCGGCTGGAGGTCACCGGGAGCGGCCCGCGGTCGGCGACCGTCCGCGTGAGCCGCTCCTTCGGCCGGTCGGCGGCGGTCCAGCAGATCACCCTGCGGGCCGGGGCCAAGACGGTCGACATCGTCACGGAGGTGGACTGGCACGAGACGGAGAAGTTCCTCAAAGCCGCCTTCCCGCTGGACGTGAAGGCCGAACGGACCGCTTCCGAGACCCAGTTCGGGCACGTGTACCGGGCCACCCACACCAACACCTCGTGGGAGGCGGCCAAGTTCGAGATCTGCGCCCACCGCTGGATCCACGCGGAGGAGCCCGGCTGGGGGGTGGCGCTGCTCAACGACTCCACGTACGGGCACGACGTGACCCGGGACGTACGGGCCGACGGCGGCCAGACCACCACGGTCCGGCTCTCCCTGCTGCGCGCCCCGCGCTACCCCGACCCGGAGACCGACCAGGGCTCCCACACCCTGCGCTTCTCGCTCGCGCCCGGAGCCGGGATCGGGGACGCGGTCCGCGAGGGCCACGCGCTGAACCTGCCCGAGCGGGTGGTCCGCGGCGCGGGCCCGGTCGCCCCGCTGGTCACGGTCGACGAGGACGCGGTGGTGGTGGAGGCGGTCAAGCTGGCCGAGGACCGCAGCGGTGATGTGATCGTCCGCCTCTACGAGTCCCGCGGCGGCCGTGCCCGGGCCGTCCTCACGGCGGGCTTCCCGATCGCGGACGCGGTGGAGAGCGACCTGCTCGAACGCCCGCTGGCGGGCTCGGCGGTGGGCGTCCCCACCCCGGAGGGCCGGATCCCGCTCGTCCTGCGCCCGTTCCAGATCGTCACGGTCCGCCTGCACCGCGCCTGA